The DNA segment TTCGAGCCGTAGTAGAACGGCATCATCACGATGCCGAGGAACAGCATCGCGGGTACCGCGCCGATCCAGAAGTAGTGCGCGGTCGGCATCCCGTACTCGGCCCCGTTCGCCGACATGCCCATGACCTCGATGGCTCCGAGGTTGGCCGCGATGAACGCGAGACCGGTCACCCACGCGGGCAGCGATCGGCCGGAGAGGAAGAAGTCGAGGCTGGTCGACACCTGCCTCCTGGCCAGATAACCGATACCGAGTACGAGGACGAAGTAGAACGCGAGCAGCACGTAGTCGACCGCGTTGGCGTCGAGCCGCAGGTTTGCCTCGGCCAGTACGTCCACGCCCCACCTCCAGAATCAACACCAGTCAACAACAACCACCAGGATTAACCTGGCGGCGAACATTACCGCACGATTTCACCGAGGTGAATGCCGCAGAGCAAATCGAAGTGGGTTGGTGACGATGTGTCCGGGAAGCTCGCGGAGAGTCCACCGAGTCGCACCCGATCCGGTGCCGTGCGAGATCCGCACCCAGGACGTCGAGATCCGCACCCAGGCGCGCGAGATCCGCACCCGGGCCACCGAGATGCGCGTTCGGGACGCCGACATCCGCGTTCGGGGCAGGTCAGGCCGTCGAGACAACGCGAACGGGCAAGCCGCACCCGTGAGCCCAGGCCCGCAACAGAACACAACAAGAAACAGCGCCACCCGGCGCCAGCAACCCCCGCTAGCCAGCCAGCGCGCGTTTCAGCGGCGTAGCCACCTCAAGTGGGGCCGTCAGCTCGAGCCGCAGCGAGAAACCGCCTCAGGTTCCGCCACCCGCACCGCCAAGCAGCCCAGCCACAAACCAGTCCTAGAAGAGGCGGAATTCGTTGGATTCGATGCCGCGTAGTGAGTCGTAGTCGAGAGTGACGCAGCGGATGCCGCGATCCTCGGCGAGCGTTCGAGCCTGCGGCTTGATCTGCTGGGCCGCGAAAACACCCTGCACCGGCGACAGCAACGGATCCCGGTTGAGCAGTTCGAGGTACCTGGTGAGCTGCTCGACGCCGTCGATCTCACCACGGCGCTTGATCTCGACGGCGACAGCGGCTCCGCCCGCGTCGCGGGCGAGGATGTCGACGGGACCGATCGCGGTCGGGTATTCCCTTCGCACCAGCGAATAGCCGTCGCCGAGTGTCGTGATGTGCTCGGCGAGCAGTTCCTGGAGGTGTGCCTCGACGCCGTCTTTGACGAGCCCCGGCTCCGCGCCGAGGTCGTGCTTCATCTCGTCGATCACGTTCTCGATGGTGATGACGAGCTTCTCGCCCGCCTTGTTCTCCACGATCCACAGGTTGCCGTCCTCGATGAGCCAGCACGGCGGGCTCATCCAGTTCAGCGGCTTGTAGGCGCGGTCGTCGGAGTGCACGGAGACCGAACCGTCCGACTTCACCAGCAGCAGGCGGGTGGCCATGGGCAGATGGGCGGTGAGCCGGCCGGCGTAGTCGACCTGGCACCGGGCAATTACGAGACGCACGATCGAGAGATTAGGCGAGTCGGGCCGACGGTAGCGGCAACGGGTGGCAGCACCCGGCAGAGACTAAACGACTTGGCAGACTCGTGGTGTGGACCCCATACAGCGCGTGTCGAGCCGCGAGGTGTACCGGAACGAATGGATGACCGTGCGAGAGGACGAAATCCGCAGGCAGGACGGCTCGCGGGGAATCTACGGCGTGGTCGACAAACCGCACTACGCGTTGATCATTGCTTCCGAAGGCGACCGGTTGCAGCTCGTCAGGCAGTTCAGGTACCCGCTCGGGTTGTCTCGATGGGAGTTCCCTCAAGGCACCGCGCCGGGAAGGGCCGATCAGGATCCGAAGACGCTGGCCGCGAGAGAACTTCGCGAGGAGACGGGGCTCGCCGCCGGTTCGCTTGTCGAACTCGGCGTGCTCGACGTCGCGGCGGGTATGTCGAGCCAGCGCGGAACCGCCTACCTCGCGACCGAGTTGACGCGGGGCGAGCCGGATCGCGAACCGGAGGAGCAGGACATGCTGGCCGCCTGGTTCTCCCGTGCCGACGTCGACAAGTTGATCACCAGCGGTGAACTCACCGACGCGCAATCGCTTGCGGCTTACGCTCTGCTACTTCTGCACGAACGAACGAGGTGAGCGGTCAGTCCGGCCACTCCGGCTTGCGCTTCTCAAGGAACGCCGCCATTCCTTCCTTCGCGCCGGGAAGTTGCGAGGCGGACGCCATCACCTCCACGGCGAGCGCGTAGGCATCGGCCTCGGGGCGGTCGAGCTGCGCGTAGAGGGTCTGCTTGCCGAGCGCCTTGGCCGCCCTGCTGCCCCGGGTCGCCCTTCCGAGTAGTTCCGCGACGGCCTCGTCGAGCCGATCGTCGGGAACGACCCTGTTGACGAGTCCCCATTCCAGTGCGGTCAGCGCGTCGATGGCGTCACCGGTGAGCGCCAGTTCCATCAGCCGTTTGCGACCGACGGCGCGGGCAACCGGAACGGCGGGCGTATGGCAGAACCAGCCGCCTTTCCCGCCGGGCAAAGCAAAACCCGACGACTCGGCGGCCACCGCGAGGTCACACGAGGCGACGAGCTGGCAGCCCGCCGCGGTCGCCAGGCCGTGCACCCTCGCGATCACCACCTGAGGCGCCGACTGGATCGTTCCCATGAGATCGGTGCACAGGCGCAACAGATCCCTGACGCCCATCAGGTCCCTCGCCGCCACGTCGCCGAAATCGTGTCCCGCGGAGAACACGGGGCCAGCGCCCGCGAGCACGATTCCGGTCGCGTCGGACTCGGCGGTCTGCCGGAACGCCGCGAGCAATTCGCGCAAATGTTCCTCTGACAGCGAATTGCGCCGTGCGGCGCGGTTCATGGTGATGGTGACCGTGTCGTCCTCGCGTTTGACGAGGACGTGCTCGAACTCGCCCATCACCCGACCGTAACGGCCATGACCGGAGATGTCAGGTCTCGTCGAGGACGGACTTGAGGAAGGTCCGTGTGCGGTCCTGTTCGGGTTCGTTGAACAGCTGCTCTGGCGTGCCGTCCTCGATGATCCTTCCCTCGTTGAACATCAGCACCCGGTGCGACACGTCGCGCGCGAACTTCATCGCGTGTGTCACGAGGAGCATCGTGACGTCGGTCGTCTTGGCGATGTCCCGCAGCACGTCAAGTACTTCGGCCGCGATCTCGGGGTCGAGTGCCGAGGTCACCTCGTCGAGCAACAGCACGTCGGGATCGACGGCGAGCGCCCTCGCGATCGCGACCCGCTGCTGCTGACCGCCGGAAAGCTGTGAGGGGTGGGCATCCAGCTTGTCGCTGAGCCCCACCATCTCCAGCAGTTCCTTGCCCCTCGCCTCGGCCTCGTCCTTGGACTTACCGAGCACGTGAATCGGCGCCTCGGTGACGTTGCGAAGGACCTTCATGTTGGGGAACAGGTTGAAATGCTGGAACACCATGGTGATCCGGCTGCGCACCTTGCGGATGTGCGCCTCGCTCGCCGGAACGAGCTTGTCACCCCGCTGTTCGTGGTACAGGTAGTCGCCGTTCACCTTGATGGTGCCGCGATCCGGCCTCGTGAGCGTCATCAGCATGCGCAGGATCGTGGTCTTTCCGGACCCACTCGGGCCGATGAGAGTAACCCGCTCACCCGAGCCGACCGAGAACGAGAGGTCGTCGAGCACCACGTTCTGGCCGAATGCCTTGTGCACGCCTTCGAACGTGATGAAGTCACCGTTGGTCAAGGGATTTCCTCTCTAGCTTGTCTCAGACGCGAACCTGGCCGAACCGGCGTTCTACGATGCGCGCGATCCAGGCCATCACGAGCGCGACGACCAAGTACACCATCCCAGCCGCCGCGATCGGTTCGGAATAGCGGAAGGTCTCCGAGCCGATCGCGATGGCACCGCCGAGCATTTCCACCACCGTGATGGCGAGCAACTGCGGGGTGTCCTTGAACATCGCGATGATGTAGTTGGCCAGCGCGGGCACCACCCTGGGGATCGCCTGCGGCAGGATGACATTCGTCCAGGTACGCCGGGTCGAGAGGTTCAGCGCGGTCGACGCCTCCCACTGTCCAGGTGGGACACCGTCGATGCCGGAGCGGTAGACCTCGGACACGTAGGTCGCGTAGTGCAGGCCCAGCGCGAACGCGCCGGTCGCCAACGGCGAGACGCTGATGCCGATGAGCGGAAGCACGTAGAAAAAGAAGAACAGCTGAACGAGCAGCGGCGTCGAGCGGATGAACTCGACGAGGAAACCGACCGGCATGCTCACCCAGCGGTTCGGACTACGCCTCGCCAGCGCGAAGACGAGTCCGAGGATCAGCGCGATGACGTAGCCGATGCCGGTTGCGGTGAGCGCGACCAGCAGGCCGTCCAGCATGGTGGGCATCGCGTCCCACACCTGGCTCCAGTCGAAGTTCACGCTGCCACCTTCTTAGCGCCGAAAAGGCCGGAGGAAACCTTGCGGCCGAGCGAACGGGCTGCCATGCGTTCGAGCAGCTTCATGATCGTCACGAAAACGAACGCGATCACGCCGTAGCCGACGAGCAGGCCGAAGAACACCAGTGCGGTCTCCCCTGTCGAGGCCCTGATGAGCTGCGCGGAGAAGGTCAAGTCGGAGATGTAGACCAGGGACACCAGCGAGGTCTGTTTGAGCAACTCGATGAGGTTGTTGGTGAACGGTGGGATCATCGCGACGACCGCCTGTGGCAGCACGACTTTTCGCATCCGCTGCATCGGGGTGAAGTTCAGCGCGACGGCCGCCTCGATCTGTCCAGGCGGGACGGCGCGAATGGCGCCGCGAACCACCTCGGCCGCGTAGGCACCGATGTTGAGCGCCAGCGCGAGAATGCCCGCGAAGAGCGGATTCAACTGGTAACCGAACTGCGGGATGATGAAGATCAGCGCGAAGAGCAGCACCAGTGAGGGAAATCCGCGGAACACTTCGGTATAGACCATCGCGATCGCCCGGACGGTCTTGCGCTTGCTGGTACGCGCGAGTCCAGCGATGAAGGCGAAGGCGAGCCCCAGGAGCGCACCGAACACGGTGAGCAGGAGGGTGTTGCGCAAGCCCTCCCAGACATAGGCCATCAAGCCGGCAGACATGATCAGGCCCCCTTCAGTCCGCGGTTCCGGTGCACAACGCCTGTGCCGTGAGGTCGGTCATCTCGTCCTGGGAGAACCCGAAGGGACGGGTGAGCCTCAGCACGTCGCCGCTGCGCTGCATCGCCGCGAGCTCGCGATTGAACTCGTCGACGATCGCGGTCTCCCCTTTCCTGAACCCGAAACCACCCGCGCCGTACTGCTTCACGCCATTGACGATGGGAACGAAGGTCTCACCGACCTCCAGCGCGATTCCCTGCCGCTGGCCGAGCGCGGCGTCGAGAGAGAGCCTGGTGAGCATCAGGCAGTCGGCCCTGTTGGCGAGCACACCGTCGATGCCGGAGGACTGGTCGGGGAACACCACGATCCTTCCTCCCGGAATACCGACGTCACTCGCGTAGCCCTCCTCGACGGAACCGGTCAGCACACCGATCCTGGCACGCTTCTCCACGACGCTGTCCAAATCAGACAGTCCCATCGGGTTTCCCCGCGGCAGGAGCAACGCGGCGGGCGCGTTGTAGTCGGGGTTCGTGAACTCGATTTCGGCGCACCGCGCGGGGGTGATGTACATACCGGCCGAGATCACGTCGAAGAGCCCGGCCTTGAGACCGGGGATCAGCGAACTGAAGTCGGCCAATTTCGGTTCGAAGGAGTCGACGCCCAGCCTGCGGAAGATTTCCTTGCCGACCTCGGGAGCCTCTCCGGTGAGCACACCCTCCTTGTTGATGAAGCCGAATGGTCGCTCGTTGGCGAAGCCCATCCGGACGTTTCCCTCGTCACGCAGTCGATTGAGTAGGTCTCCGCCCTCGCCGTCGGCCGCCACGCTGATCGATGTGCAGCCGCTGACAAGCGCGCCACCACCAACCGCGAGACCAAGGGTTAAGCCGGACGCACCGCGGAGAAACCCACGCCTGTTCAGGCTGGAGGAATTCACGTACTCGTAGCTCCCTGTCCTTCCCATCGGGGTGAGCCGATGAGACCTCAGCGCGGACTCGATTGCGCTTACCCTAGGCAAGTCACCCGTTTGCGCGCAATCCGTTCGGAAAATTTCCATCGACGGAGATCAAGTTTCGATGACCGTCGCAATGCGTGGACGTGCGTGGGCAACATGCGCGATACCTGCGTAAATTCCGGGATTCGCCGGGAAGAAGACAGGAGGGGAGGCAACTGGGTGCCCCGAGCGGGCCCAGTCGGCGTCCGTCGCGCGCGCCTCCTCGTCAGCCCGCGCGGTCGATCACCGCGTGCAGAAACTCCCTTGTTCGCTCGTGCTCAGGACGAGTGAACAACATCTCCGGAACCCCTTCCTCGATCACCTGTCCGTTGTCGAACATGAGCACCCGGTCGGATACGTCCCTCGCGAACCGCATCTCGTGTGTCACGCAAAGGAAAGTGATGTCGGTGGTCTTCGCGATGTTCTTCAGTACTCCGAGAACTCCGGCGACCAACTCCGGGTCGAGCGCCGAGGTCACCTCGTCGAGCAGCAGCACCTTCGGCCGCATGGCCAGCGCCCTCGCGATCGCGACCCGCTGCTGCTGACCACCGGACAGCTGGGTGGGGTGCGCGCCGACCTTCTCTGAAAGCCCGACGAGTTCCAGCAGTTCCAGCGCCCGCTGCTCCGCCTCCGCTTTGGACAACCCGAGCGCGCGAACGGGAGCCTCGGTGATGTTGCGCAGCACCGGCATGTTGGGGAACAGGTTGAACTGCTGGAACACCATGCCGATCCGCTTGCGGATCCTGCGCTGGTGTTTCTCGTCGGATGCAACGAGTTCCCCTCCCCGATCCATGTGGGACAGGAACTCACCATCGACCTCGATCGTGCCACCGTCCACTTTCTCCAGGGTCATCAGTAGCCGGAGGATCGTGGTCTTGCCGGACCCGCTCGGCCCGATCAGCGTGACGAACTCGCCCGGCGAGACGACGAAGTCCAGTTCGCTCAGGACGACGTGGGCGCCGAACCTCTTCTCGACTCCGGAGAACCGGATCATGGGCTCAGTGTGCGATTCCAAAGCGACGCTCCAACCATCGGACGAAAAGCGAGGACGGGTAGCTCAGCAACAGGAAGAGGATCCCGGCCATGGTCAGCGGCTCCACGAACCGGAAGGAGGACGAGCCCACCTCGTAGGCCGCCCCGACGATGTCGAGCACGCTGATCGTCAACAGCAGCGGTGTCTCCTTGAACATCGAGATCGTGTAGTTACCGAGCGCGGGCAGCACCCTCGGGATGGCCTGGGGCAGGATCACCGCGGTCCAGGTCCGTCCCCTCGGCAGGCTCAGCGCGCGGGCGGCTTCCCACTGTCCCTTCGGAACACCCTCGATACCGGCCCGGTAGACCTCGGCCGTGTAGGTCGCGTAGTGCAGGCCGAGCCCGATGACGCCGGTCAGCAACGGCGAGAGCCGGATGCCGATGTCGGGGAGTACGAAAAACAGGAAGAACAGCTGGACCAGCAGCGGGGTGCTCCGCACGAACTCGACGAACAACCAGACGATGGTCCGGACCAGCCAGAACCGCGATCGGCGCAGCAAAGCGAAGACGAGGCCCAGCACATAGGCGAGCAGGGAACCGAACACGGTCGCCTCGACGGTGACGACAAGTCCCTCGCCGAGCGAGGGAAGCACGCTCCACGCGTAGTTCCAGTCCCACGACCAGTTCATGCGACCCCGCTCCCCTGGCCGACCTTCGCGAAGAACGCGGTGCGTTCCGCGGGCCTGCGACCGAGCCGCGCCGCCGCCTTCCTTTCGAGCAGCCTCATGCCGACGGTGATCACAATGGACAGTGCGAGATAGAAGAGCAGCACCAGCACGAAGATCAGCACCGTCTGATCGGTGTGCCTGATGAGAAGCACCTCACGAGCCTGATAGGTGATCTCGGGAACGGTGATGATCGTCAGCAGCGCGCTGCCCTTGAGCAACTGGATGAAGAGGTTGTTGAACGGCGGGATCATGTCGGCGAATGCCTGCGGCAGAATGACCCTGCGCATGCGCTGTGCCGGGCTGAGACTGAGTGCGACACAGCCCTCGTACTGTTCCCTCGGGACCGCCTGAACGGCGCCCCGCACGATCTCGGCGCCGTATGCGCCGAAGTTCAGGCCGAGGACCGTGATACCGGCCCACAACGGGACGAGCTGGAATCCGGTCAGAATCGGCAGTACGAAGTAGATCCACAGCAACTGGACCACTTCGGACGTACCGCGCCAGATCTCCACGTAGGTGCGCGCGACGACTCTGACGACCACGGACGGCGACAGCATGGCGAGCCCGGCGACGACCGAAAGCACCGTAGCGATCACGATGCCACCGAGTGTCGCCTCGACCGTCAGCAGCAGGCCCTTGGCGATCGTCGAGACGAAAAGTGTCAGGTTGTCGAACATCGGACACCCAGCCGGGCGGCGCGCCCGCTACTTCCCTGAACAGAGCTGCTCGGTGGTCACGTCCGGCGGCGGCACGTTGTCCTCGGTGAACCCGAAGGGTGTGACGATCCGCAGCCATTCCCCGCTCTGCTGAATCTTCTTCAGCTCGGCGTCGAAAGCGGTGCGCAAGTCGTTGTCCGCCTTGCGGAAGACGAACCCACCGGCCTGTATCTGCTCCTTCCCTTCGACGACCGGGGTGAACCCCTCAGTGACTTCCAGCGGCGCGTTCGGGTTCTGCTTGAGCAGTTCCCTCAGCGAGATGTCGGTCAACGCACCGCAGTAAGCCCTGCGGTCGAGCAGTGCCTGCAACAGTTCCGGCTGACCGTCGTAGGGCTGGATCTTGTCCTTCGCCAGCCCGAGCGCGGTCGCGACCTCCTGCTCGACCGTTCCCGACAGCACCGCGACGGCGACGCCTTTCGCCTTCGCGTCGTCGAAGTTGTCGATCTGTTCGGGATTTCCTTTCGGCACAAGGAAAGCGGTGGGAGTCACGTAGTCGACCGTCGAGAACGACGCGTTGGCACACCGGCTGGGAAGTATCGCCATTCCCGCGGCGACCATGTCGTACTGTCCCGCGTTGAGCGCCTGGATGAGCTGGCCGAACTCGACCTGCTGCGCCTCGACCCCTGACACGTCGAGGTCGCGGAAAACCGCCCTCGCCACTTCGGGCGCCTCACCCGTGACCTTGCCGTTGTCGGTGTAGCCGTACGGAATCTCCCCCGCGATACCGATCTTCACCGTGCCCGCGTCCTTGAGGCGCTGAAGGGTGTTGCCCTCCCCGGATTGCGGGACCTCGGAACAAGCCGCCAGCAAAGCGGGGCCGCCGATCGCGGCCATCCCGAAAACCGCCGACTGCCGAAAGAAGTCCCGCCGCGTCCACTCGCCGTGCGCCATGACCGCACCTCTTTTCGATTGACCTCGTTGTCAATCCCCATGCGAGCCCCGTTCAGGTCACCGCCCGCACAGGTCCTAGAAATCGAAAGTAGGTCGCGGGAACCCTTTGGTCAAAGAAAGAAGAACGACTGACCAGTTGCCGTTATCGGAACGAGATCACGAATTCGGTGCGTGACGGGAAAGCGGCACCGCGTATCGAATCCGAGGCACCATTCAGCTCACGCCCATCCGGTCGAGACCGTTCGCCTCCCTGACGACGCTGACGATCTCGTCCATGATCTCGGTGAGCCCGTAGTCCTTGGGCGTGAACACCCTGGCGATACCGCGTCGCGTCAGCAGAGCCGCGTCGGCGGCGGGAATGATCCCGCCGACGATGACCGGAATGTCGCCGGCTCCTGCCGCGCGCAGTCCGTCGACGACCTCGGGAACGATTTCCAAATGCGATCCGGACAGGACAGACAAACCGACCACGTGCACGCCTTCCTGTACCGCGGCGGCGACGATTTGTTCCGGCGTGAGCCTGATTCCCTGGTAGACGACTTCGAAACCGGTGTCCCGCGCCCTGACCGCGACCTGTTCCGCGCCGTTGGAATGCCCATCCAGTCCGGGTTTTCCGACGAGAATGCGCAAGGTCTGCCCCAGTTCGGCCCCTGTCGCCACGACGCGTCGCCGCACCGAGGCGATGTCGTCGGCCCCCTCGGCCGCCGACGTCGCCGACACCGCCGCGGCCACGCCCGTCGGAGCGCGATACTCGCCGAAGACCTCCCTCAGCGCGGCCCCCCACTCACCGGTGGTGACACCGGCCTCCGCGCAGGTCAGTGTCGCCTCGAAGAGGTTTTCCGTTGTCTCAGCGGCTGCTTTGAGCGCGTCGAGCGCGGCTGCGGCGGCCTCGTCGTCCCTTTCCTCCCGCCACCGTTCGAGCGCGTCGATCGCCTGCTTCTCCGCGACCGGATCGGCGGTCTCGATCGACTTCGCGCCCTCTGCCTGCAACGGGCTGGGTTCGGTCGTCTCGAACGCGTTGACCCCGACGAGAACCCGCTCGCCCGACTCGATCCTGCTCCGGTAACCGGCGAGCGACGTCACGAGCTGCGACTTCAGGTATCCCGACTCGACGGCCGCCACCGCGCCGCCCATGTCCCGCACCCGCTCGATCTCGGCTCTCGCCCCTCGAACAATATCGTCCACTTTGGATTCGATGACATGTGATCCATCGAAGATGTCCTCGTATTCCAGCAGATCGGTCTCGAAGGCCAGCACCTGCTGCATACGCAGCGCCCACTGCTGGTCCCACGGACGAGGCAAGCCAAGCGCCTCGTTCCACGCGGGCAGTTGAATCGCCCTCGCGCGGGCACTCCTCGAC comes from the Prauserella marina genome and includes:
- the nucS gene encoding endonuclease NucS, which produces MRLVIARCQVDYAGRLTAHLPMATRLLLVKSDGSVSVHSDDRAYKPLNWMSPPCWLIEDGNLWIVENKAGEKLVITIENVIDEMKHDLGAEPGLVKDGVEAHLQELLAEHITTLGDGYSLVRREYPTAIGPVDILARDAGGAAVAVEIKRRGEIDGVEQLTRYLELLNRDPLLSPVQGVFAAQQIKPQARTLAEDRGIRCVTLDYDSLRGIESNEFRLF
- a CDS encoding NUDIX domain-containing protein, which codes for MDPIQRVSSREVYRNEWMTVREDEIRRQDGSRGIYGVVDKPHYALIIASEGDRLQLVRQFRYPLGLSRWEFPQGTAPGRADQDPKTLAARELREETGLAAGSLVELGVLDVAAGMSSQRGTAYLATELTRGEPDREPEEQDMLAAWFSRADVDKLITSGELTDAQSLAAYALLLLHERTR
- a CDS encoding enoyl-CoA hydratase-related protein produces the protein MGEFEHVLVKREDDTVTITMNRAARRNSLSEEHLRELLAAFRQTAESDATGIVLAGAGPVFSAGHDFGDVAARDLMGVRDLLRLCTDLMGTIQSAPQVVIARVHGLATAAGCQLVASCDLAVAAESSGFALPGGKGGWFCHTPAVPVARAVGRKRLMELALTGDAIDALTALEWGLVNRVVPDDRLDEAVAELLGRATRGSRAAKALGKQTLYAQLDRPEADAYALAVEVMASASQLPGAKEGMAAFLEKRKPEWPD
- the ehuA gene encoding ectoine/hydroxyectoine ABC transporter ATP-binding protein EhuA → MTNGDFITFEGVHKAFGQNVVLDDLSFSVGSGERVTLIGPSGSGKTTILRMLMTLTRPDRGTIKVNGDYLYHEQRGDKLVPASEAHIRKVRSRITMVFQHFNLFPNMKVLRNVTEAPIHVLGKSKDEAEARGKELLEMVGLSDKLDAHPSQLSGGQQQRVAIARALAVDPDVLLLDEVTSALDPEIAAEVLDVLRDIAKTTDVTMLLVTHAMKFARDVSHRVLMFNEGRIIEDGTPEQLFNEPEQDRTRTFLKSVLDET
- the ehuD gene encoding ectoine/hydroxyectoine ABC transporter permease subunit EhuD gives rise to the protein MNFDWSQVWDAMPTMLDGLLVALTATGIGYVIALILGLVFALARRSPNRWVSMPVGFLVEFIRSTPLLVQLFFFFYVLPLIGISVSPLATGAFALGLHYATYVSEVYRSGIDGVPPGQWEASTALNLSTRRTWTNVILPQAIPRVVPALANYIIAMFKDTPQLLAITVVEMLGGAIAIGSETFRYSEPIAAAGMVYLVVALVMAWIARIVERRFGQVRV
- the ehuC gene encoding ectoine/hydroxyectoine ABC transporter permease subunit EhuC translates to MSAGLMAYVWEGLRNTLLLTVFGALLGLAFAFIAGLARTSKRKTVRAIAMVYTEVFRGFPSLVLLFALIFIIPQFGYQLNPLFAGILALALNIGAYAAEVVRGAIRAVPPGQIEAAVALNFTPMQRMRKVVLPQAVVAMIPPFTNNLIELLKQTSLVSLVYISDLTFSAQLIRASTGETALVFFGLLVGYGVIAFVFVTIMKLLERMAARSLGRKVSSGLFGAKKVAA
- the ehuB gene encoding ectoine/hydroxyectoine ABC transporter substrate-binding protein EhuB, translated to MNRRGFLRGASGLTLGLAVGGGALVSGCTSISVAADGEGGDLLNRLRDEGNVRMGFANERPFGFINKEGVLTGEAPEVGKEIFRRLGVDSFEPKLADFSSLIPGLKAGLFDVISAGMYITPARCAEIEFTNPDYNAPAALLLPRGNPMGLSDLDSVVEKRARIGVLTGSVEEGYASDVGIPGGRIVVFPDQSSGIDGVLANRADCLMLTRLSLDAALGQRQGIALEVGETFVPIVNGVKQYGAGGFGFRKGETAIVDEFNRELAAMQRSGDVLRLTRPFGFSQDEMTDLTAQALCTGTAD
- the ehuA gene encoding ectoine/hydroxyectoine ABC transporter ATP-binding protein EhuA; this translates as MIRFSGVEKRFGAHVVLSELDFVVSPGEFVTLIGPSGSGKTTILRLLMTLEKVDGGTIEVDGEFLSHMDRGGELVASDEKHQRRIRKRIGMVFQQFNLFPNMPVLRNITEAPVRALGLSKAEAEQRALELLELVGLSEKVGAHPTQLSGGQQQRVAIARALAMRPKVLLLDEVTSALDPELVAGVLGVLKNIAKTTDITFLCVTHEMRFARDVSDRVLMFDNGQVIEEGVPEMLFTRPEHERTREFLHAVIDRAG
- the ehuD gene encoding ectoine/hydroxyectoine ABC transporter permease subunit EhuD — its product is MNWSWDWNYAWSVLPSLGEGLVVTVEATVFGSLLAYVLGLVFALLRRSRFWLVRTIVWLFVEFVRSTPLLVQLFFLFFVLPDIGIRLSPLLTGVIGLGLHYATYTAEVYRAGIEGVPKGQWEAARALSLPRGRTWTAVILPQAIPRVLPALGNYTISMFKETPLLLTISVLDIVGAAYEVGSSSFRFVEPLTMAGILFLLLSYPSSLFVRWLERRFGIAH
- the ehuC gene encoding ectoine/hydroxyectoine ABC transporter permease subunit EhuC, whose protein sequence is MFDNLTLFVSTIAKGLLLTVEATLGGIVIATVLSVVAGLAMLSPSVVVRVVARTYVEIWRGTSEVVQLLWIYFVLPILTGFQLVPLWAGITVLGLNFGAYGAEIVRGAVQAVPREQYEGCVALSLSPAQRMRRVILPQAFADMIPPFNNLFIQLLKGSALLTIITVPEITYQAREVLLIRHTDQTVLIFVLVLLFYLALSIVITVGMRLLERKAAARLGRRPAERTAFFAKVGQGSGVA
- the ehuB gene encoding ectoine/hydroxyectoine ABC transporter substrate-binding protein EhuB; translation: MAHGEWTRRDFFRQSAVFGMAAIGGPALLAACSEVPQSGEGNTLQRLKDAGTVKIGIAGEIPYGYTDNGKVTGEAPEVARAVFRDLDVSGVEAQQVEFGQLIQALNAGQYDMVAAGMAILPSRCANASFSTVDYVTPTAFLVPKGNPEQIDNFDDAKAKGVAVAVLSGTVEQEVATALGLAKDKIQPYDGQPELLQALLDRRAYCGALTDISLRELLKQNPNAPLEVTEGFTPVVEGKEQIQAGGFVFRKADNDLRTAFDAELKKIQQSGEWLRIVTPFGFTEDNVPPPDVTTEQLCSGK